Genomic segment of Camarhynchus parvulus chromosome 1A, STF_HiC, whole genome shotgun sequence:
TTTATTCCTATAACTAATATTGCAAATATTCATAGAATAAAAGAACCCCACAGTCTACTTTGATATGTTATATAAAGGACTGAGTGGGCACCAATGAAATACAAGGATTTGTACAATGgctctttttattcttctaaGGCTTGTATGATTTTacacttgttttaaaaattttcttttccccttcccctcttaAAGGTAGAGACCTGTGGGTTCTTGTTCTGGGAAGGTTTCCAACCCATCATAAGATTGGCATTCCAGAGTTCAAGTATGTTGCTAATATGCATGGGGATGAGGTACGTTTCCATTTTTGCAATGTCATTTATACCAAATACACTTACCAGAGGTTTGGAGTGAGCTTCTCTCAGGCATGTTCTTTTTATTATTGAGGTATGTCATAACTCAAGGAAGACAAAATATGTGTGTATTTATTGAGGAATTTTCAGAATAAAGTTCCCTTGTTTTGGTGGAAGGGCCTTAGGAGACCTTACATCATGGTGAAGAGTCCAACAATCCTACACTCACGACCTCTCTTAAGTAGAGAGCTTTGTCTTCTCCCCGTGAGTAAACCCAGAGGCTTTAAGTTTCCCAGCAATGAGTCAGATGCAGTAGTTTACTTGTACATTGTTATTGCCTAGGCATGAAATATGACTGATAGAACTCTTCAAATACTTCCTAAGATTAAATAATAATTGCTGTGAAGCATCAAATTATTTATTGTAGGAAGAAATTTTATCTTGGGAACCTTAAGCTAGGAACAGCTAGATTCACCTGAGATAACAAAgagtacaaaagaaaaagcaatgcCAGAACAATAGACTTGCTCTGGGACGAATGCCCACTTATTAATGATCAAGGAGAAATTATGATTATGAGCCTACCTGGTGCACTGCTTGAATCTGAATCAGAAAGAATCAAAGCTTTACTGTTCTCTATAGTacttttttgctttctatttcttttattctttgccTTTATCTGATTATATTAGTCATCAGCAGGATAAGTTTAAACTGCACAATATGTTTTTATGCAGTCTTTTGTGTGAAGGTTAAATAATGTAACAGGAGTAGCaaggtgtatatatatatatatgtgctaGACTGCGAATTCCCAAAACTAAGAAAGATGGGTGTAGTAGAAAGTGTATCCTGTGCAAAGGGTAACGTGTCAGGAGTTATTGCTGTGTGTGAGCACTTGCACGCCTACAGGCACTTGTGACATTATGTGCCAAGAATTTTTCCCCAAGTTAGACTAGTTTCACCTTGTTCAACACTGGCCTTGCTCAAAGTGCTGCTGGGAGTTTGACTGCTTGGGAATTTACCTCTGTGTGGGAGGAAGCTGGTTCATGGTGTCAGGTGGGTACATTTGTTACTGGGTGCCCAAGACAGGGtttgcagctcctggagcacacCTGGTGTGTGTCACCAAGGTATCCAGGAGCTGAGGCTCCATCCCACAGTCCCTGCGGGCTGCTGGAGGGGATTGCAAACCTCTGACTCTAAATCACCCAGCTTTGgtggggaggaggtggagggCAGGATATGATCTCATCCAGGATGGGCTGGCTTGCAAATCCAATATTGCTGGACTGCAAAAGGCCACACGTACTGAGGGCTCCACAAGGAAGCACCCCTGTCATTATCACTGCCCAACGGGACACACATAAGGAGCTTTGACCATAGAAACACACATTGTTTGcacatccacagggctgggaattgCTGGGAATTGGCAACTCAGATCACTGCCTAGGATCTGAGTTTTTTATTGACTTCATGAGGAAATGAggctggattttcttttaaagtcagACACAGTGCCAGATGGTGTGAGCAGGGTTGATCCTTGCACTGCCTGGCTAAGGCATCCAACATTCCAGTTGTTTGTCAGACCAAGCTCACACCTAGGGAACATTCCAGAAATAGAGCTATTCCTCCTTTTCAGAGCCTCATGATGATTTTTGCTATATGTGGTTTTTGGGTACATACAGGTGAAACAATTAAACATACAAACAGTTGGtgtttgtggctttttaaaatctgatcaTAAATGTATTTCAGATGGCAGGAAATGAATTCCTCATATAGAGAAGCATTGGAgaacttgaatattttttccccataatcTAAGATTCTGCTGGACTAGTGACTGGGGATAGATTCAACTACCCCTACAATATATTAAGCAGATAAGCTTTGCACTAATTACACAACAAGCTTCAACTTGTGTACCAGAGTCTTTCATAAATTGAACTTGTGGGATTATGGCTTCGTTGATCCAGTCAGGCCTTTTGTGcttcagtgacattttccaCAGAAGATAAAAAATGAGAAGTTCTGTTCTCAAGTGTTGTTTGGTGAAGCCGCCCTTCCAGCCTGCTATGATCACGCATATGACACTTAACTTTGACTCAGCTGGCCCACTGCTCCAAAATCATAAAAGTTGGGGTGGAACCTGCATTACATGTGTGTGGGCTGTTCACACGTGCTGCTGGAAGAAAATCTAGGTTATTTGGAAAGCTGCCCAATAGGGAAGTTCTAATAAAGTAATCTGAGTATGCAATACCATGAGAGGAGTACTTTTTTAAGaactgaaaagatttttttaagtttatttttcttgataCTCTTAGGACATAACCAGCCAAGATTTAAAAGATTGTCATTTGTGTTCACTGTTGCCAGATAGAGTGAACTTTTGCCCCAGATCCACTGAGAGGCAACAAAAAACTTCTCCCATTCTTTATTTTGCCTGTATGAAGCTGGACACCATTTTTAGCACTACTTTTTATTTAACCTGAGCCAAATGAAAACTGATTTAAGCTAACTTTAATCAAGATGGTGGTAACTGACTGCACATAATGCATAAGCCTGTGAAATGTTGTTAAAGTCTGCAGGGGGAGGGTGAGGGAGAGGTTGCCTGATCTTCTGGGGCAGCTCCCATTCTGAATTAGACAGCAGCCTCTCTTGTCCCAGTCCTGTGCTCTTGAAAGACCTTCTCTTTCTAAGTCAGACACTCCTCCCTGGGGAAGAACTCCCCTGCTTAACATCAACCAcaaccaaacccccaaaaactcctAAGTCATAAATGGAGCAAAACCATCTGGACCCTCTGTGCCAGTGACTGGAGTGCATTCTATGCAACTGAACAAACAAGATCTAATTGGAAAGCTGTTCCTGAGCCATGTGTATCACTGCAGGGAAACCCCTTAAGGAAAAGCACATCTGAACAAGCTGGAAACTTCCTGTGTGTTTCTGCTCTTCCCCTTTCATGTGTCGAGTGTATGGCTTTAACTTTCTGCAGCTGTAGTGTAACTGGGCCACCACAAGATAACTCTTTCAGGATTGAGTGCTGATATCagtccttttcttttaaagtgtCCACTTCTGATCACTTTATTTTCTCAGTATATAAAATAGCAACAATgcaaataatattaaataatatgattgtttatttataataaacaacaatttattataaataacataataatattaataatagagtagtaaaatattattgaaaataGTAGTTTTCCTCTTTCACTGTGTGAAACTGAGCCTATAGTGATAGGTCTGGACTAGCCAGTGTGAAAGAATGTGTTTATCTGCTGCCTTATGTTGTGAAATAAGTTAAAGTAACTCTACCCTATTTTTCATGTCATCATAGACATAGTCATATCCACAGTAGGGTTTCCTGAAATATCAGAGCTTAAGTGATTAAGGGCTGGAGTAGATTTATTTGGGATCAATATAATGGAGTcttaaaaaaccaccaaacaatAAGCTAATGAAGCTTCTACAGAATTTCTTACACttatttctaaaaaattaaTGGAAGCTGCATTTACACTATCAGAATACCACTCTTGAAAAAAGGCTGTTCTTTTATCATCCAATTGCACAAAAAGAATACTGCATGTACTGCACAACTTATAGAAGACTTGCATATACTCCTATAAGGAATCCTAAGTCCATATCCCCGTGTCCCAGTCCTGTGTGATATGTTATGGAAGTGATTTGCAGGGAAACAGCATTTGCTCTAGGAAAAACCCCACTATttataaaaaacatttattgtATAGTGAACTATTTTCCACCTAGCTTCAGTGTTAGGTGATGTGAtgtgaaaaaggagagaagcaCCAGAGATTTCAAAATTCCAAACAATCAAATCTCAATGCTAACAACAGACTTTGGAAAAAGCTGGATGTTGCTGAGGTCTATTTCAGCACATTTTAACACTGCCTTGCTGCagttactttttttcttatctttcttcACACTCTTCtgagtgggaaaagaaaaagctgcccATGTCTCAGCCAGGTAAATCCTGAAGCTGGTGGAGTTTGACCAGGTGATAACAACTTGTGGCAGTTACTGGTTCAGAAGCATTTCCTTCAGTGATAAACCAGAGAGCTGCACTTCCCTGTCATACATGTGGTATTTCTCAGATGGCCATAGAgattgctgctgcagaaatgaagGGATGTGTGCCAAACTTGGCAAAGCAGGCAGTTCAGCACTGGTGTGTTTTAGCCAAGAGGGGCAGCCCCAGTGGGgtgtgtcccagcagtgcaTGATAATTAGTGCAGCACAAGTGTTAAAAATAACATCCTGCAAGTGTGGCATTTCAGTGGGAAACCAGGCTGGCCTGCTGCTCACTCTGTGCTTCCTTAGGTGGGGTTGTGCCTGGTATGCTGAGCCTGGcctgtggagcagccagggctggagcagggagccaggcaaggctgtgctgccctggaaCAGGTCCTACCTGATGGTTTGGATCTTTCTTTCAACATCATTCAGCTTAAAAACCAGGCCATGTTTaaggaaagcattttaataataaaaatgggCAGAGTCCATCCACCCGTAGTCCCCTGGTATTAGGTCTCTATCATGTGGTAACAGCACTGCTCTAAacccagggctggtgcagaAAAGTGTTACAGCACAGGTGCAATTGGGCCTAACCTTAATCTCCTgactggctgctgctcaggcttCCTGAGTAATGCCTgtggcagctgagcagggtgctgacacagccctgccagcaggcAGAGTCAGGAAGGTTAAAGGATTTGTGTTCAGGAGCAGCAGTTGCTCCTTTTCTACAGCATTGACCCATGTCCTGACACATGCAGACTTCTCCATTCAAGGCTTCCCCTGAGGATCACTGGAAGCCTTTCCTGCTGACTTTCTCCCTTTGGGGCACAGTAGGAAGCTGACATCTGAAAGTGCACAGAGAAACTTAATGTCTAATTGTATCCCTGAGGTGGGAGAAAGggatttcctttgcttttctctcacCCTTCCTGGGAAATACAGTGGCACAATCTTCTTTGGCTTCTCATCTCCCTTCGGATACTGCAATGAAAGCTAAATGTTCGTGTCCTCTCAAAGCCCCAGAATACATACATGCTGTCCCCTGCTCTTCTCTCTATCTTCATATTAAACCTGAGGCTGGTGAAGGTGTCTGTCCTTGAATTTACTGTCAGCAGCTACCTTCAGTGTGTCTAGATCCTTTATTTGAAGCTCTAAAATAAAACTAAGTGACTCATAACTCTTATCCAGAGACACTCCTGACCTCTTTAGTAACTGGGTAAAGCTTGACTGAGCAGCAGATGCTTTCCAAGGGCTTGATCAAAACTTGACCTTGAACTTTcccagaaacaaaaattttccCTCAGAGACTTCCAGATGTGCTTTCCCAAGCAATGCAGGGTGCTCTGGACCTAAACAAAACCATCCCTGTGTTACCACACCAAAACAGTGGCGATAAGTATATTCTTCTCTCACAGTGCCAACACTCTAATGATAATCTGAACTGCCTGATGTCCTGAGTACAACAACAGCTATACCAGGAATCCTATAAAAGAGTTTGTAAAACACTGTATGTATAAGTAAATCTGGGATTAACTTTTAATTGCAAATAATATAATCTGAAAATCTGGTAGTCTTTCATTCTTTGTAAACATTGTTCTTTTCCACCACATTCTtttgttacttttattttttcccgctttctgctcctgcttctctACCCTTTCTTTTGGGGCCTTATTTTGGTCAGGCACTGAAGAGCAGTACTGTAGGAGAAGAGCACTTTGCCAGGTTCCCAGGCAGCAGTCCAGTCTTGTCTCTGTGGTAGAGCTATTCTTGCTGATTCTGAGTCTGGTAATTTCATCTCTCATGCCCAGGGCCATGAGTTGGCTGATTTCTCTCCTAtcctgtcctctcctctcctttcttccccCACCCTTATAATGTTCCCAAGATGTCTATCACCCTTTTCAAGAGCTGCCTGTAAAAGACAGGTTCGGTTGCATCCCTTCTTGGATTTCACAGAGTATATTTATCAAACCTGCAGAGCAGTCTGTTTTCACATACTCAGGTACTGGTTTAGATCCTGTTCTGATATACCAGGCTTTGTTCTTGGAGATAAAGTAGAGATAAATTATCGCTGGAACTCATCTACTTGCAAGTCTTGGTTTGTTCCCTTTCCAGACAGAGTTTAGGAACCCTAAAGCACCCTTGAGGCATTGGTCACAGTGCTGTGGAAAGTGCCCCTGGAAAGTAAGGTTCAATGAACACTAGCAGTGGTTTCTGGGGTAGAATAGAATTGTCCTTAACTCTTGACACTATTTTGCCTAAAATCTGATAGACTAAAGGGGCATGTCAGCTTTCATGACTTACACAGACTTATATGAACAGGAATATGTGTTTAGCTGTTTCTCTGTCACTGCCTCTCCTTGATCGAAAGTCTGTATCCAAATGTCTTTCCTTGTCCTTttctaaggattttttttattacccCAATGCACATGCTCatgtcattaaaataaagcaatgtaACAGAAGTATCTATGTGGCCTCTTTGATCTTGTATTAATATTAACTTCCCATAAAAGAGGATCAACCAGAAAAAATCCTGCTCTGTGGCATCCTGGAAAACGTGGCAGACTTGTCCTCCCTTCCTTTTGAAGATCCGCTGCCAAGTGGTGCCACACAGTGCTGGCACTCGTGTGTGGGgtcacagctcagagctgggaccCTGCAGTGGGACTGAGAAAATGCAGAGGAGTGTTCCCAAGCCCACATGATGTTTATCAGCCAACTTTAGTTTCTGTTATAGCTGTTCCTTATCCATGCAAGATTTAAGCAGTGCATCTGACACAGTCAGCTTCCCATTATACAAAAAGGTCTGGTTGTTCTGGGTTTAAAATCCCTGTGAAAACCCTCCAGTGATTCCTTTAATCTATTCAGttgctttaaatatatttagagGAGAGCATAAAACAAAGTAATGTGGATCAGTGTGCTCTCATATGCCTTGTATGTCTGTGTAGTCCATAAGAAAAACCTGGAAGTTCAAGGCAgtggatatttatttatttattttcttcttccatatCAGACTTAAAGTAAATTTTGTGCTTCTTTACACAGACTGTTGGGAGAGAAATCTTGCTCCATTTGATAGACTTCCTGGTGACCAGCTATGGACGTGACCCAGTTATTACCCGGCTGCTCAATAATACCCGGATTCATATCATGCCAACCATGAATCCTGATGGATTTGAAGCTACAAAAGTGCCTGATTGTTATTACACACCAGGAAGGTAAGGGTGGCTTAGGAGGGTGGGAGAGGTAAAATAAATGGGTGGGGAGTAATAATCGCAGCTAGCCAGAAGACTGAATCACACTTGGTGGAGAGCAGAGTCTGCAGGATGTGCTAGGGCTAATTTTTGCCTGTGCCCTTCTGAAGACGCATTGTTATAGCTTAGAGTTTCTGGAAGATTGAGTCAGACTGGTGTTTATATGTGGTGGAGCCAGTAAAAATTGGTCAGAATGGTGTCATGACTTCACCTTTTAGGCAGGAGACCCAGATTGTGAATACAAGCACAATTCCCTATTCTGTAGCACCTTTAGAGTGctacaggaaaagaaggaaaattccaCCCACAGGGATCTATTTCAATTGGAGAATTCTGTAACCCTTCTTAATGAGAAAAGGTGTGTCTAACCTTGTTGAATGGACTTCAGCCATGTGTTTAAAAATCATGTTGAATGTGGATTTAGTAAGGAGGAGTTACACAAGCAGAGCTGGCTATAATAGGTTCTTTGCTAATAGTGGTGGTAGGGAAAAAAGTctacacagaagaaaatataactTGGCATTGCATCCTGTGCTTTTGCATTCTTTATTGTGACTATTACAGAGACCAAAAAGGGGATGAAAAGCTTGACAAACTAGAAGAGGGAAAGAGACAGTGAGAGAATGGGAATAAATGCCCAAAGGACAGATTTGGAACGTgcagaaaaagcaaacccaTGAGCTAGAAGTTCTCTTGGATCACTGGCCTTGGCAACATCAGAAACAAGTGAAAAGAAAGTCTAGGTAGCTTAGTTCTTCTTTAGGTGACCAGTGTAGGCCctcctttttattaaaaaaaaatgtattcctCAGCAAATAGATGGGACTTGTATGGAGGTGGGTATTTTTTATCCCCTCGCTGTCAAATAGACAGAGTTTAACTTGCTGAGCTCAAAAATTAACACAGTCAACAGTGAATACCCTCTTCATTCCTGTGCTGACCTatctgagagaaaaagcaagagagTGTTTGAGCAGGCTGGGCGTTAAGATTCAGGGAGAATAATAAATGCATCCTATAAATGCATCCTGTGTTtgactcaattttttttctgtctgttgaGAGTGAGAATAGCCCAAAGGATACAGCCATTCAATAGTTACCTTGGTCTTCTAtacaagcaggaaaaacacataCAGGAAGAGGACAAAGTCCTTCTGATCTGGCTCTGGTTTTTCTAATTCGGTTATGAGTAGGTGTGCATTCTATGTGCAAGTTAGATATTCTCTGTTTCCACttagaaatgttttattgtGGCCTATGAAAATTCCAGTGCTGCCAGAAAGCAAACTGAACTCCATCACTGTAACgcttgagaaataaaaaatggtcATCTTCCCTATTCTCTGAAGATACTAGCACACCACAGATCTGGAGAAGTGGGAGGCTGGTGATATGGAAGCATCCACAGGCAAAACAGTAATGGgaatttcttctctctttctaaGGTACAATGCGAATGGCAAAGATCTGAACAGAAATTTTCCCGATGCCTTTGAAGACAACAGGGCCAGCATTCAGCCAGAGACTCAAGCAGTAATGGACTGGATCAAAAATGAAACGTTTGTTCTCTCAGCAAACCTGCATGGAGGTGCCCTGGTTGCCAGTTACACCTTTGATAATGGTAACCCAGGTAAGCTGCTGACAAACTCTGTTCTCCCACAACTGACTGGGTTGAGAAACGTTGGCTGTACCAAAGCAAAATTTATAAGAATTCCTGCAAAATTCTTCTAGCTTTtgagctgggatgggcagaATTTGATAAACTCCAATTCAGTGCCTAATATGGCCTTTTGGGAGATGTTTATCCTGCATGTAAGCCAACACTGTGTGTTTTACAGTAATGAGAGTTGCACAATGACTATCTTCACTCTGCAGTTACTGGCTCTTTGAGAGGTTATAGCAGATCTCCAGATGATGATGTCTTTATTCACCTGGCAAAAACCTATTCTTCCAACCATGCCAGCATGTACAAAGGGAAGGGATGTGACAACAGGCAAACCTTCCAAGAAGGCATTACCAACGGGTACTCTTGGTACCAGCTGGAAGGTAAGAATGTCATTGATATTTcattcagctgctcctggtaaGATGTTTTCTCACTTTCTCCAGCCATCTCTGATGATGAAAGGGCAGTGATTTTAGTCAGAGTAGAGGGCTGATGAGGGAAGCAAGTCAACTCATTCATGCAGATTCTGTGAGCAGGACCTGGATGTTTTCAATCTCCACCAGCCAGCAATTCCACAAGTGAATGAGGCAGGCACTGCTGTTTGCCTGCTTCTGTGCCCTTGCTTAAGGCCTGCAGTAGCTGTATACATTACATACACGTGCGCACACTGCTTGGCATCAAGAtcttctttcagaaagaaaaccaatCTTCTATTCATATGTCAtccatttttaatgtttaattacggaaataaaagttttctttgttgtttaTGCACAGCCAAATAGAATATGGGGCTTGTGCACTGTGTATGTTGTTTTCATTGTATTGAAAGACTTAAAAGTGTCTTGGAATGGCTTTGGCAGTGACAAATCCTATGCCAGCCTATCTGTCCCTTTTTAGTTGGAAAAGCTTGAATGAAGTCAAAGACCCATCCTTTCTCAGCCACAATCATCATCATTTCCAAAATGAAGTATGTTTTAGAAAACAACACTCTATGAGTAACTAGAGTTAATAATTAAGTTGGTTTTTCACAGGAGGCAGTAAATACAAGTGTGGCATTGAGGAATAATTTATCTGAATTACTTTTCTTACAGGTATGATGCAAGTACCAACATTTTAACTCTCCTATTTGTCTTTAATTTGACCTTAGTGTTTCTTTGCAGCTGAAcacttttatttcacttttaagGTGGAATGCAAGATTACAACTACGTCTGGGGACAGTGTTTTGAAATTACACTGGAGCTGTCATGCTGTAAATATCCTCCAGAAGACCAGCTGGGAAAGTTCTGGAGAGACAACAAAGTTGCTCTGATCGAATATATCAAGCAAGTACATCTAGGTGGGTATGGGAGTGGGGGCAGAGAGAAAACTGGGGCCAGCTTAGAGGCAACTCCTCAGCAGCTGGGTCAGCCCCTTGGGAGCTTCTGAACAGGAAGTGCTACAAAGCCAGGGAGGGTAAGGCAGGAGAACTTAAAAGTGTGTCAGGCCATGGGCTGCTACAGGTGTGCAAGGGGCTTAAAatgtgctggggcaggagcaacgggctggccctggggctgtcTGACCATGcactccccccctccccttgTTTTCCTGAGCAGCCTTGGGAGTATAATAATTTCAAAGGTCTCTAAGTGTATGTATGCCTCAGCACTAGTGTCATGGGTCTTTGCTGCTTGGATTTTGTAAACTTGAAAGACTTCTCTAGGTGTGATCCAACTTCACATTTAGAAGGGAACTGCTGCTTAGTGAAGCTGTGGTGCTTTACAATGGGTTGAAGAGTTTGCACAAACCTGTTGCTTATCTTGCATTTTGTTGCCCT
This window contains:
- the CPM gene encoding carboxypeptidase M isoform X1 encodes the protein MRAAAADAVGILILCLASAAAALDFKYHHTKELEEFLRGVHAAYPSLTHLHSIGRSVEGRDLWVLVLGRFPTHHKIGIPEFKYVANMHGDETVGREILLHLIDFLVTSYGRDPVITRLLNNTRIHIMPTMNPDGFEATKVPDCYYTPGRYNANGKDLNRNFPDAFEDNRASIQPETQAVMDWIKNETFVLSANLHGGALVASYTFDNGNPVTGSLRGYSRSPDDDVFIHLAKTYSSNHASMYKGKGCDNRQTFQEGITNGYSWYQLEGGMQDYNYVWGQCFEITLELSCCKYPPEDQLGKFWRDNKVALIEYIKQVHLGVKGQVTDKNGNPIPNAIVEAKGRPHVCPYRTNQQGEYFLLLLPGTYVINATVPGFKSMLKTVEIPDNTGNFSAVKQDFSFPEVSDKISSKIASCPKTPLYQELTRASAAVKPTVHLLVLMTVVLAIFK
- the CPM gene encoding carboxypeptidase M isoform X2, giving the protein MHGDETVGREILLHLIDFLVTSYGRDPVITRLLNNTRIHIMPTMNPDGFEATKVPDCYYTPGRYNANGKDLNRNFPDAFEDNRASIQPETQAVMDWIKNETFVLSANLHGGALVASYTFDNGNPVTGSLRGYSRSPDDDVFIHLAKTYSSNHASMYKGKGCDNRQTFQEGITNGYSWYQLEGGMQDYNYVWGQCFEITLELSCCKYPPEDQLGKFWRDNKVALIEYIKQVHLGVKGQVTDKNGNPIPNAIVEAKGRPHVCPYRTNQQGEYFLLLLPGTYVINATVPGFKSMLKTVEIPDNTGNFSAVKQDFSFPEVSDKISSKIASCPKTPLYQELTRASAAVKPTVHLLVLMTVVLAIFK